Genomic DNA from Chloroflexota bacterium:
CGCTGCATGACTTCGTGGTCGTGCAGGACGTCGGCAAGCTGATCAACCCGCTCGGCGCGGAGGGCCAGATGCAGGGTGGCGCCGTGCAGAGCCTCGGCTTCGCGCTGACCGAAGGTCTGATGTACAGCGACAGCGGCCGGCTGATGAACCCGAGCCTGCTGGACTATCGCAAGCTCACGGCGGCCGACGTGCCGGACATCGAGACGATTGTGATCGAGGTGCCGGCCCCATCTGGTCCGATGGGGGCGCGCGGCGTCGGCGAGCCGCCAATCGTGCCCGCGCTCGCGGCCATCGCCAACGCGGTCCACGACGCCACGGGTGTCCGCCTGACCACGCTGCCGCTCACGCCAGAGCGAGTGGTGCTGGGGTTGGAAGCCGCGCACCCGAACGGCTCGGCGTAGCGTCGCATCTCGGCCGCCACGGCTGATGTCGTGCCGTGGCGGCCGTCAGTCCCTCAGCGGGCTTCGCGCCACATCATGCCGCCGTGCGGGTCTGGCCTATACTCGCCCGACACCAGTGTGGGGAGTGGCAAGGTGGCAGCACCACAGGTCCGCGTGGGCATCAAAGTCGCCCAGATGACCGGCCTCTACGACGACGCCAAGGAAGCATGGCTGGAGGCCGACCGGCTCGGCTTCGATACCGGCTGGCTCCACGACCATCTGCTCAACCAGAACGACCTGTCCGCGCCCGAGGAGGAGGGCTGGTCGATCCTGGCGGCGCTCCTGGCGCTCAGCAAGAGCATCCGGGGCGGGCTGCTGGTCACCTCGAACACGTTCCGCCACCCGAGCCTGCTCGCCAAGATCGCCACGACCATCGACCGCATCTCCGGCGGGCGGGTCGAGGTCGGGCTGGGGGCCGGCTGGATGGAGGCCGAACACGAGCAGTACGGCATCACCCTGCCGCCCCTGAAGGACCGCGTCCGCGCGCTCGACGAGGCCTGCCAGATCCTGATCTCGCTCTGGACCCAGGAGCGGACCACCTTCAACGGCCAGTACTACACCCTCAAAGAGGCGTACCACGAGCCGAAGGCGATCCAGAATCCGCATCCGCCGCTGGTGATCGGCGCGAAGGGCGAGAAGGTGACCCTCCGCACGACGGCCAGGTACGCCGCCGAGTGGAACTATTCCGGCGGCACCCCGGAGGAGTTCGCGCACAAGAGCGCCGTCCTGGACGAGCACTGCCGGGCCATCGGGCGTGACCCGAAGACCATCGAGCGCTCAACCCAGTTCCGAGCCGGCGCCTCGGCCGCCGAGTTGCTCGACCTCAGCCGCCAGTACATCGGGCGGGGCGCCACGCACCTGATCTACACCTGCCCGCAGCCGTACAGCGCCAAGGGCGCACGCTGGATCTGGAACGAGGTGGTGATGCCACTGCGCGGCTAATGCCGCTCCGTGGCTACGGGACACGCTCAGGTTGAGAGACGCTGGAGCCTCTCAAGGCTCCCTCAGGGCCACAGCGGGCGGACCGCCCATCCGTAGTCCACACGACGAAGCCCCTTCTGGTGCAGGAAGGGGCTTCGTGTGGTCCTGGCGCCGGTGCAGACCTGAGCATCACCCACGGCACGCGCACCGCCAGCAGGCCGCGCGGCGCGCCTGCTACACTCCTCGCAGCATGACGGAACTGGTCGCGCGCACCATCGGGCCCAGGCTCAGGCATCCTGCCATGAGCCGGCCAGCCGCGCCCTCCCTCTCCGTCCCCCGGTAGACCGCTCCCCTTTCGCCACGCGCACTCCCTGACGGGGCTGGCCCTCTCGTTTGAGAGCCAGCCCCGTCTTTGCGTTCGGTGCGCCCCACCGCT
This window encodes:
- a CDS encoding LLM class F420-dependent oxidoreductase codes for the protein MAAPQVRVGIKVAQMTGLYDDAKEAWLEADRLGFDTGWLHDHLLNQNDLSAPEEEGWSILAALLALSKSIRGGLLVTSNTFRHPSLLAKIATTIDRISGGRVEVGLGAGWMEAEHEQYGITLPPLKDRVRALDEACQILISLWTQERTTFNGQYYTLKEAYHEPKAIQNPHPPLVIGAKGEKVTLRTTARYAAEWNYSGGTPEEFAHKSAVLDEHCRAIGRDPKTIERSTQFRAGASAAELLDLSRQYIGRGATHLIYTCPQPYSAKGARWIWNEVVMPLRG